cctaaccctaaccctaaccctaaccctaaccctaaccctaaccctaaccctaaccctaacccggacccggacccggacccggacccggacccggacccgcCTCGCTGCGCTCGGCGCACTAAATACCCGTTCTCGAACACTCAGCGGTTATCGGGCGCTTCGCGCCCTCCAACCCATAACTCCCCCATAAATAACTCGCAGCGGTGATCAAACTCCACCCTATCTTGAATCCTAAACCCTTACTATCGCAACTGAATCCTCAACTTCAAAACCCTCACTCTGAATTTAAACCCTTAACTTTAAAACCCTCCCTCTGATTACTTAACTCTTTATATCAAAATATTCAAACCAACCCTCCAAACTCGAAAATCTATAACCTTATAACCCTTACCCTTATAATGAATCCGATTGTTTAAAACCCTCCCTCTATACTCTAAATCCCTTAACATCAAAACCCTCACTCTCTACTTCAAAACCCTTACTCTGAACTTCAAAACCCTCCCTCGAAATTTAAAATCCATACTCGAAATTTAAAATCCTGAACTTCAAAACCTTTCCCCTATCTACCAATCCCTCAATATTCGAACCCGGACTCTCAAATCAATACTTAAAATCTTGAAATCTTTAACCTGACCCTGTGAAAACTATAACTTCTGAATTCTTCACTTTGATAAACTATCTtgatttccaaatccccggACTTTATATCCTTGAATTATCTGATTCGGAAACCTAATAAATCTCCCACTACCCCCTGATTATACCCTTTCGCACCTCTAAATGTATCCTCAATCTAACTTATCtcgtttctttattttctctttaatgactattctttattatgtTACTtaaaaatctctataattttgATGATAATGCTCCTGATCCTGGtaattcttaaaatcttcctgattattatatctctttaaccaagttatataatcttttttatatattcttataatctaCTTCACTCGTTAATTAATTTAACCCTCTTCCTGATTCTCTAATCCAAatatgataaaatatattctgattctctTAATAAATCATTACCCTGTTCTGTCCTATGTCCTTACTtgaattataaaactaatcAAAATCCTTTGGCTATACTCTATGATCTATCAATCTAATTTTTTCCAAAATAATCATCTCCCGGGATCTTTCATACCccgataatatatatatatatctggtcTGCATCTAAAAATATCTCCTGCGATATATACTCTTCGCTATAACCcggtgatatatatctatatctggACCAAACCTAAAACTATGCCCTGtcatatatattcttcaccACACACCCGGAATGATATGGATTTCTCTTCTCAATCCTACCGTCATATTAACccggcttcgatatcatgaCATACCCGTCGTAACCAACAAAATACTGCCTGGACCTCAACTCCCTGTCTATCAACAGTACCCTGCCCAAAAAATGCCGCCACCGATCGATAATCCCCGGCCGGAACGGGCCCGGCCAcaatctcctgctggaataTCTTCCCGGCGTATATCACCCGGCCCTCCAACTGCCGCGGCTGTAACCACTGCTCCCATGCGGGCTGGACCATACGGCGGAATGGCCCGTACACCATCCCGGCAATCATCGGGAGCAACGCCCCGCGCCATGTACATGCCTCCCCATGCTGCCACCCATGGCATATCGCCTGCGGCATCCCGCATTGATAACAACACCGAAACGGCACATAATCCACCCGCCGCTGCACCTGCCCCAACCATTCCTGCGCTGCATGGCTCTCTGCATGCGTGCATTGCTCTAATTGATGGTCCCCATCCCGCCCCCGAACCGTGCAAATATAACACTGGTCCAGCCATTGCCGGGCCTCCTGCTCAATGAATTCCTCAtcaatcccagcctgcatggcctgcgcctgctgtTGGACGGCCGCCTGCTCATACTGCCGCTCTTGGGGGGTATAcccggcgctggcgggaaTAACCCGGGCTCGGGGCACCTGGGATGTAATGGACTCGCCGCTGTCAATGGACATGGCCCGCGGGTGATCCGGGTTCTCCCCTGTATCGGAACTGGATGATGCATAATGCGGGATAAACCCTAATCCAGTATGAATCTGGGCTCCAGAACTGCGAACCGCATCATTGGGTAACCCTAACTCTGGATCTCCCTGCCCGGAACCTTCGAACCCTGACTCTGGTGCCCTCCCGAAACGGCTgaaccctgaccctgaccctgaccctggcgGACTGCTGGCCATACTAACGGGCTCCTCCTGCACCTCCCAATCGGGATCACACCCGTCACATGCCAATTCATCCGGACCCTGATCCCGGCACCGCTCCCGCGTGTATCCATCCACCGTCCCATCCAGGTACCCATCCCTAACGCACTGGTGGCCGCAATCACCCGGTGCAGCCCGTCCTGGAACCGCTGCATCACCCCAGCCCGGTCCACTGCCTCACTGTGGTATGCCTCACACCCGAATTCCCGGCTGATGGCCTGCACCTGGCTCTTGGTCTGCCCGTACACGATCACCCGGCCCCCCCGCGCTTGCTGGATCCGACCCTGGATGTACTGCACCACCCCGGGCGTCACCAACCACTGATGGGGTTCCCGCGGGGTCTGGCGCGGTAAAATGGGCCGCCATACCCGGTATGCCACGTTCCCCCGGCTGGTCCGGGCCCGGTACATACCCACCGCGCTGGCGGGATGCTGGATCCGCTGGACAAATATTCGTTCCATACTGGGGGGCAGTGTGGCCGTTAAAAATACCATCTGCGTGCGCGCACTGACCAACCGCCCTAATCGGGCCATGGCCGGCCGGAAATCCTTCTGCGAATTCAATATAATATGGCACTCGTCCACCACGATCCGGTCcaaccgccgcatccacCGCTGCCGGTTCAAAAACGTGTGGAAATCCGGGTCCTCGCTGGATTCGGGCGTCACCAACACAATGGCAGCTTCATCCGGGGGTCGTCGGCTCTCCCATGATACACACCGGATCCCGAGCTGCTGGCACCGCTGCATCAAATCCGCCCGCAGTGAAACTAACGGGACCACCACGATGGTACACCCCCCGGGGCCACGAACGCGGGCAACATGAATAACATGCTTTTCCCGCCCCCGGTGGgcatcaccgccaccaccgggctggccccatcctggatggcctggatggccggTTGCTGCACGCCCCGGAACTGTATCTCCCCCTGTCCGGTCATCCGCTGCAGTGCGGCCTCCATGTCCGTGGCCTGCAGCTGCGTCCGCCGCCGGGCCTGGTGATCCGCGGCCTGCGCCTCCCATGGGTTGACCCGTTTCCCCAGCACCGTGGGGGTTTCCGCGGTAAACCCTAAAAACTGATGCCAATCCATGCTGGATGCCCGGAACTTCAACCGCCGCACCGTCGTGCTCCCGGCGAATTCCATGCTTTCCCGCCCATATACCATCCCGGCCACGTGGGTGCTATGCCCGGCCTGCTCGTCTGCAATATCCCCGATCCCGTCATCGGGGTCGGTATCGGCGGCAATGGCTGTCAGCTCCTGCTGCCGCTCGGTTTGGATGTTGTCCGGGAACGCGCTGGATCCCCGCAAAAACCGCCGGCTGATGCCCACCGCGATGTCCCGGTAATTCGCCACGTTGAACCCGAACCCTAACCCCAGCCCGgtctggctggcctgctTCAATGCCTCCCGGAACCGCTCGCTCGTCCACGTCCGTCCGCTGCCCACGTCCGGTCCCCATAAATATGGActgcggtggtggggttgggattCAGTCCCGGGTTCCACCGTCCGCCCCCAGCTCACGGCCAGCTGCCGCAGGAatggcaacaccagccaTAAATACCAAACCACTAATTCACCCACGGCCCGGGGTAAATATCGATGGATGATCTTCACGTCATTACTGCTATAAAACCCCTTGTGGTATGCGGACacgaacaccaccatcccatcttcaatatatatattgcggCGCatgttggtgtcggtgttgacATGCTGGATACTCAGCAGCTCGGGGGG
This region of Aspergillus puulaauensis MK2 DNA, chromosome 5, nearly complete sequence genomic DNA includes:
- a CDS encoding uncharacterized protein (COG:L;~EggNog:ENOG410PV6B;~InterPro:IPR027417,IPR014001); amino-acid sequence: MQRCQQLGIRCVSWESRRPPDEAAIVLVTPESSEDPDFHTFLNRQRWMRRLDRIVVDECHIILNSQKDFRPAMARLGRLVSARTQMVFLTATLPPSMERIFVQRIQHPASAVGMYRARTSRGNVAYRVWRPILPRQTPREPHQWLVTPGVVQYIQGRIQQARGGRVIVYGQTKSQVQAISREFGCEAYHSEAVDRAGVMQRFQDGLHRVIAATSALGMGTWMGRWMDTRGSGAGIRVRMNWHVTGVIPIGRCRRSPLVWPAVRQGQGQGQGSAVSGGHQSQGSKVPGREIQRFIPHYASSSSDTGENPDHPRAMSIDSGESITSQVPRARVIPASAGYTPQERQYEQAAVQQQAQAMQAGIDEEFIEQEARQWLDQCYICTVRGRDGDHQLEQCTHAESHAAQEWLGQVQRRVDYVPFRCCYQCGMPQAICHGWQHGEACTWRGALLPMIAGMVYGPFRRMVQPAWEQWLQPRQLEGRVIYAGKIFQQEIVAGPVPAGDYRSVAAFFGQGTVDRQGVEVQAVFCWLRRVCHDIEAGLI